CGGTACTTCCTCAGCAACAGGACAATATGGAATCCACGAATCTGGACGATATTCTTCGGGAATGTCGATACCTTCTCTTTTCATTGCATCACACAATTGAATATGAAATTGAAGTAAAGGTAAAGTAGGAGTTGGAGCAAGAAACAACACATTGTTATCATTTGCAAGGCTTCGAATTGAACCAAAAGATAAAGGTAAAGGATCTTGCTTTAAGGCAAAACTTTTGACAATATTCTCAAGCTTAGATGGATCGATAAACGGACTCGAAAACAGAGTTATATGAGGTCTGGATTCAATTTCTATAAGATGAGTACTAATTTGCCTTCTAGCCACTACATTCCATGCTTTTAAAACTTGGTTTTCAAGAGCTGGATCAAAGTAAAGCTCAATTGAATATCCTTCAGACATTTCGCCTTAAATCTCAAGATTCCCAAATTATAAAACAAGGGTTTCAAATTCGAACTCTGATTAACGAAAATTAGCCCTAACAAACAATCAATAAGACAATTGATTATAACAAGAAGAGCACAGCACAACTTACTTCTTGGAATTAACTTGAGATCCTCAAGGGTTACAAACGTAAATCCAAAAGATTGAAACTTTGAACACAAAATTTACAATTGAAACATACCCAGTTAAGATTTGAGATGTTTGAGTAAAATTGAATTAATGGTAAGTGAAAAAAATGTGATTTTGATAGGGGTTTTAATTGAATGGAATCACAAAAATTGAAGGGGCGAAAATATTGGGGGTTTGGCGTTGATTTTTGGTGGAACAATTGATGCAAGTCACTTGAGAGTATGAACTATGGAGGTTATAAGTAAGTTACATAAATGGTCCCTAGAATACTGACAAGCTTGTACTATCGATTCCTCTGTACTATATAATCCATAAATGGCCCTTATATAATGTTTGGGATAACAATATCAACCCTACTACTACTACAAACTGTCGTT
This window of the Rutidosis leptorrhynchoides isolate AG116_Rl617_1_P2 chromosome 7, CSIRO_AGI_Rlap_v1, whole genome shotgun sequence genome carries:
- the LOC139858256 gene encoding uncharacterized protein; translation: MSEGYSIELYFDPALENQVLKAWNVVARRQISTHLIEIESRPHITLFSSPFIDPSKLENIVKSFALKQDPLPLSFGSIRSLANDNNVLFLAPTPTLPLLQFHIQLCDAMKREGIDIPEEYRPDSWIPYCPVAEEVPKNRMAEAFTVLRDLKLPVMGYAMDIGLVEYSPVRELFSFVLGGCVES